A single genomic interval of Nerophis ophidion isolate RoL-2023_Sa linkage group LG11, RoL_Noph_v1.0, whole genome shotgun sequence harbors:
- the LOC133562319 gene encoding transmembrane protein 74: protein MASQTPPTASDEDKQPRPGVPHVRKPGESTEGDGPWNPARGCKARCHPAARTAQVKLRPLGQEKVRVCCDQELETSFTYVDENVNLRLASPETSQKSSHRTARNGDPCSETLPEFSFMSEDDLSFGESSGSSVDYWFISAVTFLVTGISLVIISYVVPRDVVVQDRDSVSAREMERLELESARIGAHLDRCVIAGLCLLTLGGVVLSTLLMISIWKGEMYRRKVIAYSKRSAKLYGSISLKTKSSPSHSSTQLSLDDIVESLN from the coding sequence ATGGCGTCCCAAACGCCGCCTACTGCGAGCGATGAGGATAAGCAGCCACGTCCGGGTGTCCCGCATGTCCGCAAGCCGGGAGAATCCACGGAAGGAGACGGTCCCTGGAACCCGGCCCGGGGGTGCAAAGCCCGGTGCCACCCGGCGGCGAGGACGGCGCAGGTCAAACTGCGTCCGCTCGGGCAGGAGAAGGTGCGCGTGTGCTGCGACCAGGAATTGGAGACGTCGTTCACCTACGTGGATGAAAATGTCAACTTGAGACTCGCCAGCCCGGAGACCAGTCAGAAAAGTTCTCATCGAACCGCACGCAATGGCGATCCGTGCTCTGAAACGCTCCCGGAATTTTCTTTCATGTCCGAGGATGATTTGTCCTTTGGAGAGTCGTCCGGGTCCTCAGTGGACTACTGGTTTATAAGTGCGGTCACGTTTTTGGTGACCGGCATCTCCTTGGTGATCATCTCCTACGTCGTGCCCAGGGATGTGGTGGTGCAAGACCGGGACAGTGTCTCGGCGAGGGAGATGGAGAGGCTGGAGCTGGAGAGTGCTCGGATCGGAGCTCACCTGGACAGGTGCGTCATAGCGGGACTGTGCCTGCTGACTCTGGGCGGGGTCGTGCTGTCCACGCTGCTCATGATCTCCATCTGGAAAGGAGAGATGTACAGGAGGAAAGTCATCGCCTATTCCAAACGTTCAGCCAAACTGTACGGCTCCATCAGCTTGAAAACTAAATCCAGTCCCAGTCACTCCTCGACACAATTGTCCCTGGACGACATCGTGGAAAGTTTGAACTAG